One window of Entelurus aequoreus isolate RoL-2023_Sb linkage group LG06, RoL_Eaeq_v1.1, whole genome shotgun sequence genomic DNA carries:
- the LOC133652239 gene encoding granzyme A-like isoform X3: MFSTAYLSGFLCAAVLLIATAGDAAEIIGGKEVRPHSLPFMALLEKKVPSCGGVLIALNWVLTAAHCSGIERVLLGVHDMTKTDKDLCQKRKVKGWFPHPCYDNSSKVNDLMLLKLDSAVKPTKAVKVLPLSSSNKDPLAGSSCMAAGWGWTSNKIRKMSKVLMSVNVTVVDRVKCNSQYYNFNPIITKDMICAGSDGKKEADTCRGDSGGPLVCKGDLVGVTSFGSLKCGQKPGVYSFLSAKQLHWIKNVMKKN; this comes from the exons ATGTTCTCCACGGCTTATCTGAGCGGCTTCCTGTGCGCCGCGGTTCTTCTCATCGCCACGGCCG GTGACGCGGCGGAGATTATCGGGGGCAAAGAAGTGAGGCCACACTCGCTGCCCTTCATGGCTCTGCTGGAGAAGAAAGTGCCATCATGTGGAGGAGTTCTCATCGCTTTAAACTGGGTGCTGACCGCTGCCCACTGTAGTGG GATCGAGAGGGTGCTGCTCGGTGTCCACGACATGACAAAGACGGACAAGGATCTCTGCCAGAAAAGAAAGGTCAAAGGCTGGTTTCCTCACCCTTGCTACGATAATAGTTCAAAGGTCAATGACCTCATGTTGCTTAAG CTGGACAGCGCTGTGAAGCCCACCAAGGCGGTAAAAGTTCTGCCGTTGTCGAGCAGCAACAAAGATCCCTTGGCTGGCAGCAGCTGCATGGCGGCCGGGTGGGGGTGGACCAGCAACAAAATCAGGAAAATGTCCAAAGTCCTCATGTCCGTCAACGTCACCGTCGTGGACAGAGTCAAGTGCAACTCTCAATACTACAACTTCAACCCCATCATCACCAAGGACATGATATGTGCTGGTTCTGATGGCAAAAAGGAGGCGGACACCTGCCGG GGGGACTCTGGTGGTCCGCTGGTGTGCAAAGGAGATCTGGTCGGAGTCACTTCGTTTGGATCTCTGAAGTGCGGCCAAAAACCTGGAGTGTACTCCTTTCTCTCAGCCAAGCAACTCCACTGGATCAAAAACGTCATGAAGAAAAACTGA